One window of Populus nigra chromosome 5, ddPopNigr1.1, whole genome shotgun sequence genomic DNA carries:
- the LOC133693119 gene encoding chaperone protein dnaJ 11, chloroplastic-like: MLSPCLFTSAPPRVTFKRALVTNSTTTTLPPRNLSLKKPQGMASSLYEILRIPVGATNQEIKTAYRRLARTYHPDVVAEDRKDTSADEFMKLHAAYSTLSDPEKRAVYDSKLFIRKQRPLTNVGFSGYSGRTWETDQCW; the protein is encoded by the coding sequence ATGCTCTCTCCCTGTCTCTTCACTTCTGCTCCTCCACGTGTAACATTCAAGCGAGCGTTAGTAACAAACAGCACCACCACCACTCTCCCGCCGCGAAATCTGTCTCTCAAGAAACCTCAAGGCATGGCCTCATCTTTGTACGAGATTCTAAGGATTCCGGTGGGGGCAACAAACCAGGAGATCAAGACTGCTTACCGGAGACTGGCCAGGACTTACCACCCTGACGTGGTTGCCGAGGACCGGAAAGACACGTCTGCTGACGAGTTTATGAAGTTACACGCTGCCTATTCAACTCTATCAGACCCGGAAAAGCGGGCTGTTTATGATAGTAAGCTATTTATAAGGAAGCAGCGGCCATTGACCAACGTGGGGTTTTCGGGCTATAGTGGCCGGACTTGGGAAACTGATCAGTGTTGGTAG